Proteins encoded within one genomic window of Falco biarmicus isolate bFalBia1 chromosome 14, bFalBia1.pri, whole genome shotgun sequence:
- the ZC4H2 gene encoding zinc finger C4H2 domain-containing protein isoform X2 yields MADEQEIMCKLESIKEIRNKTLQMEKIKARLKAEFEALESEERHLKEYKQEMDLLLQEKMAHVEELRLIHADINVMENTIKQSENDLNKLLESTRRLHEEYKPLKEHVDALRMTLGLQRLPDLCEEEEKLSLDYFEKQKAEWQTEPQEPPIPESLAAAAAAAQQLQVARKQDTRQTATFRQQPPPMKACLSCHQQIHRNAPICPLCKAKSRSRNPKKPKRKQDE; encoded by the exons GAATAAAACTTTGCAGATGGAAAAAATCAAGGCACgactgaaagcagaatttgaagCCCTGGAGTCAGAGGAGAGGCACCTGAAAGAATACAAACAGGAaatggacctgctgctgcaagAGAAGATGGCCCACGTGGAGGAGCTGCGACTGATCCATGCTGACATTAACGTG ATGGAGAATACTATCAAGCAGTCTGAGAATGACCTCAATAAGCTCTTGGAATCTACTCGTCGCCTGCACGAGGAGTACAAACCCCTGAAGGAACACGTAGATGCTCTGCGGATGACTCTGGGATTGCAGAGGCTGCCAGATCTATGCgaggaggaagagaaactgTCCCTTGA CtactttgaaaagcagaaagcgGAATGGCAGACAGAACCACAGGAGCCTCCCATCCCAGAgtctctggctgcagctgcagcggCTGCCCAACAGCTGCAAGTGGCTAGGAAACAAGATACCAGACAGACAGCAACGTTCAGACAACAGCCACCTCCAATGAAG GCATGTTTATCCTGTCACCAACAAATTCATCGGAATGCACCTATATGTCCACTCTGCAAAGCAAAGAGCCGATCTCGGAATCCCAAAAAGCCcaagaggaaacaggatgaaTGA
- the ZC4H2 gene encoding zinc finger C4H2 domain-containing protein isoform X1 yields MEKIKARLKAEFEALESEERHLKEYKQEMDLLLQEKMAHVEELRLIHADINVMENTIKQSENDLNKLLESTRRLHEEYKPLKEHVDALRMTLGLQRLPDLCEEEEKLSLDYFEKQKAEWQTEPQEPPIPESLAAAAAAAQQLQVARKQDTRQTATFRQQPPPMKACLSCHQQIHRNAPICPLCKAKSRSRNPKKPKRKQDE; encoded by the exons ATGGAAAAAATCAAGGCACgactgaaagcagaatttgaagCCCTGGAGTCAGAGGAGAGGCACCTGAAAGAATACAAACAGGAaatggacctgctgctgcaagAGAAGATGGCCCACGTGGAGGAGCTGCGACTGATCCATGCTGACATTAACGTG ATGGAGAATACTATCAAGCAGTCTGAGAATGACCTCAATAAGCTCTTGGAATCTACTCGTCGCCTGCACGAGGAGTACAAACCCCTGAAGGAACACGTAGATGCTCTGCGGATGACTCTGGGATTGCAGAGGCTGCCAGATCTATGCgaggaggaagagaaactgTCCCTTGA CtactttgaaaagcagaaagcgGAATGGCAGACAGAACCACAGGAGCCTCCCATCCCAGAgtctctggctgcagctgcagcggCTGCCCAACAGCTGCAAGTGGCTAGGAAACAAGATACCAGACAGACAGCAACGTTCAGACAACAGCCACCTCCAATGAAG GCATGTTTATCCTGTCACCAACAAATTCATCGGAATGCACCTATATGTCCACTCTGCAAAGCAAAGAGCCGATCTCGGAATCCCAAAAAGCCcaagaggaaacaggatgaaTGA